From the Meleagris gallopavo isolate NT-WF06-2002-E0010 breed Aviagen turkey brand Nicholas breeding stock chromosome 19, Turkey_5.1, whole genome shotgun sequence genome, one window contains:
- the RC3H2 gene encoding roquin-2 isoform X4, with protein sequence MPVQAAQWTEFLSCPICYNEFDENVHKPISLGCSHTVCKTCLNKLHRKACPFDQTAINTDIDVLPVNFALLQLVGAQVPDHQTVKLSNVGENKHYEVAKKCVEDLALYLKPLSGGKGVASLNQSALSRPMQRKLVTLVNCQLVEEEGRVRAMRAARSLGERTVTELILQHQNPQQLSANLWAAVRARGCQFLGPAMQEEALKLVLLALEDGSALSRKVLVLFVVQRLEPRFPQASKTSIGHVVQLLYRASCFKVTKRDEDSSLMQLKEEFRSYEALRREHDAQIVHIAMEAGLRISPEQWSSLLYGDLAHKSHMQSIIDKLQSPESFAKSVQELTIVLQRTGDPANLNRLRPHLELLANIDPNPDAASPTWEQLENAMVAVKTVVHGLVDFIQNYSRKGHETPQPQPNSKYKTSMCRDLRQQGGCPRGTNCTFAHSQEELEKYRLRNKKISATVRTFPLLNKVGVNSTVSTTTGSVISVIGSPEATGKMVPSTNGIANLESGVPQLIPRCADTSLRALENTKKAGKSGANGQNVSGSPTESLPENKIGSPPKTPVSQAAATSAGPPNIGTEVNSVPPKSSQFVPRVPVYPPHSDNVQYFQDPRTQLSYEVPQYPQTGYYPPPPTVPAGVAPCVPRFVRSNNVPESTLPPASVPYADHYSTFPPRDRLNSPYQPPPPQPYGPVPPVPSGMYAPVYDSRRIWRPQMYPRDDIIRSNSLPPMDVMHSSVYQTSLRERYNSLDGYYSVACQPPNEQRTVPLPREPCGHLKTGYDEQLRRKPEQWAQYHTQKTPLVSSTLPMATPSPTPPSPLFSVDFNTEFSESVSDLSGTKFEEDHLSHYSPWSCGTIGSCINAIDSEPKDVIANSNAVLMDLDSGDVKRRVHLFETQRRAKEEDPIIPFSDGPIISKWGAISRSSRTGYHTTDPIQATASQGSATKPISVSDYVPYVNAVDSRWSSYGSDSASSARYAERDRFIVTDLSGHRKHSSTGDLLSIELQQAKSNSLLLQREANALAMQQKWNSLDEGSRLTLNLLSKEIDLRNGETDYSEDCADTKPDRDIELELSALDTDEPDGQGEQIEEILDIQLGISSQDDQLLNGTTVENGHPLKQHQKESMEQKRQSLGRSRKQSCP encoded by the exons ATGCCTGTGCAGGCAGCTCAGTGGACAGAATTTCTGTCCTGCCCAATCTGCTACAACGAGTTTGATGAGAATGTGCACAAACCCATCAGCTTAGGTTGCTCTCACACTGTCTGTAAGACCTGCCTGAACAAGCTTCATCGCAAGGCATGTCCTTTCGACCAGACTGCCATCAATACAGACATCGATGTGCTTCCTGTAAACTTTGCACTTCTCCAGTTAGTTGGAGCCCAG GTACCTGATCATCAGACAGTAAAGTTGAGTAATGTAGGAGAGAACAAACATTATGAAGTAGCAAAGAAATGTGTTGAGGATTTGGCACTCTACTTAAAGCCATTAAGTGGAGGAAAAG GTGTTGCTAGCTTGAATCAGAGTGCACTGAGCCGTCCAATGCAAAGGAAGCTTGTGACACTGGTGAATTGTCAGCTGGTAGAGGAAGAAGGTCGAGTTAGAGCTATGAGAGCAGCTCGATCGCTGGGCGAGAGAACCGTTACAGAATTGATCTTGCAGCACCAAAATCCTCAGCAGCTTTCTGCCAATCTTTGGGCTGCTGTCAGGGCACGAGGATGTCAGTTTCTAGGGCCAG CTATGCAAGAGGAGGCACTGAAACTTGTATTACTGGCACTGGAAGATGGCTCCGCACTCTCAAGAAAAGTTCTGGTACTTTTTGTGGTGCAAAGGCTAGAACCAAGATTTCCTCAGGCCTCTAAAACAAGCATTGGTCATGTTGTGCAGCTACTGTATAGAGCATCATGCTTTAAG GTCACTAAAAGGGATGAAGATTCTTCTCTGATGCAACTTAAAGAAGAGTTTCGGAGTTATGAGGCTTTGAGGAGAGAACATGATGCCCAAATTGTTCACATTGCCATGGAAGCAGGACTTCGAATATCACCAGAACAGTGGTCTTCCCTTCTTTATGGTGACTTGGCACATAAATCTCACATGCAATCCATTATTGACAAG CTCCAATCTCCAGAGTCTTTTGCAAAGAGCGTGCAAGAATTGACGATCGTCTTGCAGCGCACAGGTGATCCTGCAAACTTAAACAGGCTGAGACCTCATTTAGAGCTCCTGGCAAACATAGACCCAAATCCAG ATGCAGCATCTCCAACATGGGAGCAGCTGGAAAATGCAATGGTGGCTGTAAAGACGGTGGTACATGGGCTGGTGGATTTCATTCAGAATTACAGTAGAAAAGGCCACGAAACTCCACAG cCACAACCAAAtagcaaatacaaaacaagTATGTGCCGAGACCTTCGACAACAAGGGGGATGTCCAAGAGGAACCAACTGTACATTTGCTCATTCTCAGGAAGAGCTTGAAAA GTATCGCTTgaggaacaaaaaaatcagtgcaaCAGTGAGAACATTCCCCCTTCTAAATAAAGTTGGCGTTAATAGCACCGTCTCAACCACTACAGGAAGCGTAATTTCTGTCATAGGAAGCCCTGAAGCAACAGGAAAGATGGTGCCAAGTACTAATGGAATAGCTAATCTAGAAAGTGGTGTTCCCCAGTTGATTCCTCGCTGTGCAGACACCTCCTTAAGAGCTTTGGAGAACACCAAGAAGGCAGGGAAGAGCGGAGCCAATGGCCAGAATGTTTCTGGATCCCCTACAGAATCACTACCTGAGAA TAAAATTGGTTCTCCACCCAAGACTCCTGTAAGCCAGGCAGCAGCTACCTCAGCTGGTCCTCCTAATATTGGAACAGAAGTGAATTCTGTGCCTCCAAAATCCAGCCAGTTTGTTCCCAGAGTACCTGTTTACCCTCCACATTCTGATAACGTTCAGTATTTCCAAGATCCCAGAACTCAGCTGTCGTATGAAGTTCCGCAGTACCCACAGACAG GATACTATCCACCACCTCCAACAGTACCAGCTGGCGTGGCTCCCTGTGTTCCTCGATTTGTGAGGTCCAATAATGTTCCAGAATCCACCCTCCCACCTGCTTCCGTGCCATATGCCGATCATTACAGTACGTTTCCACCTCGAGATCGACTGAATTCTCCTTACCAACCTCCTCCTCCGCAGCCGTATGGACCAGTTCCTCCCGTCCCTTCTGGAATGTATGCTCCAGTTTATGACAGCAGACGCATCTGGCGCCCACAGATGTACCCACGGGATGATATTATTAGGAGCAATTCTTTACCTCCCATGGATGTGATGCACTCATCTGTCTATCAGACATCATTACGTGAGAGATACAACTCTTTGGATGGCTATTACTCCGTGGCTTGTCAACCTCCAAATGAACAGAGGACTGTGCCTTTACCAAGG GAGCCTTGTGGTCACTTGAAGACCGGGTATGATGAACAATTGCGACGGAAGccagagcagtgggcacaatATCACACACAGAAAACTCCTCTTGTATCGTCAACCCTTCCTATGGCAACACCATCTCCAACACCACCTTCTCCTCTCTTCAGTGTAGATTTCAACACAGAG TTCTCTGAGAGTGTCAGTGATTTGAGTGGAACTAAATTTGAGGAAGATCATCTCTCTCACTATTCACCGTGGTCTTGTGGCACTATTGGCTCTTGTATAAATGCTATCGACTCAGAGCCCAAGGATGTGATTGCCAATTCAAATGCCGTGTTAATG GATTTGGACAGCGGGGATGTTAAAAGGAGAGTGCATTTATTTGAAACTCAGAGAAGGGCAAAGGAAGAAGATCCTATAATCCCATTTAGTGATGGACCGATCATTTCCAAGTGGGGTGCAATCTCCAGGTCATCCCGCACGGGTTATCACACAACAGATCCAATTCAGGCCACTGCTTCCCAAGGAAGTGCAACTAAGCCCATCAGTGTATCAG ATTATGTTCCTTATGTCAATGCTGTTGACTCAAGATGGAGTTCTTATGGCTCAGATTCAGCTTCATCAGCACGTTATGCAGAACG GGACAGATTCATAGTTACAGATTTGTCTGGTCACAGAAAGCATTCCAGCACTGGAGATCTATTAAGTATTGAATTACAGCAG GCCAAAAGTAACTCATTGTTACTTCAGAGAGAGGCAAATGCACTAGCCATGCAACAGAAGTGGAATTCTCTAGATGAAGGCAGTCGACTTACCTTAAATCTTTTAAGCAAGGAAATTGATTTGAGGAATGGTGAG ACTGATTATAGTGAAGACTGTGCCGATACAAAGCCAGATCGAGACATCGAACTGGAGCTGTCTGCCCTTGACACAGATGAACCTGATGGGCAGGGTGAACAAATAGAA GAGATTCTGGATATACAGCTAGGTATCAGTTCTCAAGATGATCAGCTGCTCAATGGAACAACTGTAGAGAATGGGCATCCACTAAAGCAGCACCAGAAAGAATCTATGGAACAGAAGAGACAAAGTTTAG